A genome region from Mesorhizobium sp. B2-1-8 includes the following:
- a CDS encoding cation diffusion facilitator family transporter → MAHTHDHSGHDHGGHDHGAGHMHGSTDKKRVLIAACLTAGFMVAEALGGLFTGSLALLADAGHMLADAIALGLAWYAFHLAGRPATGQLTYGFGRVKTLVAYTNGIAIFVIALWIVYEAWNRLLTPAPVLGGPMLVVAILGLLVNIGSFLVLHGGDRDNLNMRGAILHVLGDLLGSAAAIVAALVIVATGWTPIDPILSVLVSLLILSTAWSLMRAAAHVLLEGVPPSLDRDLIAGDIQTTVKGVREVHHMHIWSIDGTSSMATLHACLDEGVDAHQAVSAIKKRLASEHGISHATVESEFGQCADDGDDHEHEHEHDAAPHHGHYH, encoded by the coding sequence TTGGCGCATACCCACGATCACAGCGGGCACGATCACGGCGGGCATGACCACGGCGCCGGCCATATGCATGGCTCGACCGACAAGAAGCGCGTCCTGATCGCGGCCTGCCTGACCGCGGGCTTCATGGTGGCGGAGGCGCTCGGCGGCCTGTTTACGGGGTCGCTGGCGCTGCTGGCCGATGCCGGCCACATGCTCGCCGACGCCATTGCGCTCGGCCTGGCCTGGTATGCCTTCCATCTGGCAGGCCGGCCGGCGACCGGCCAGCTCACCTATGGGTTCGGCCGGGTCAAGACGCTGGTAGCCTACACCAACGGCATCGCCATCTTCGTCATCGCGCTGTGGATCGTCTACGAGGCATGGAATCGCCTGCTGACACCGGCGCCGGTGCTGGGCGGACCGATGCTGGTGGTGGCGATCCTCGGCCTGCTGGTCAATATAGGTTCCTTCCTGGTGCTGCATGGCGGCGATCGAGACAACCTCAACATGCGTGGCGCCATCCTGCATGTGCTTGGCGATCTGCTCGGCTCGGCCGCCGCGATCGTGGCGGCACTGGTCATCGTGGCGACCGGCTGGACGCCGATCGACCCGATCCTGTCCGTGCTGGTCTCGCTGCTGATCCTGTCCACCGCCTGGTCGCTGATGCGCGCCGCCGCCCACGTCCTGCTCGAAGGCGTGCCGCCAAGCCTCGACCGCGACCTGATCGCCGGGGATATCCAGACAACAGTCAAGGGCGTGCGCGAAGTGCACCATATGCATATCTGGTCGATCGACGGCACGAGCAGCATGGCGACACTGCACGCCTGCCTTGACGAGGGCGTCGATGCGCATCAGGCGGTCAGTGCCATCAAGAAGCGGCTTGCCAGCGAGCACGGCATCAGCCATGCCACCGTGGAATCGGAATTCGGCCAGTGCGCCGACGATGGCGACGACCACGAGCATGAGCATGAGCACGATGCGGCCCCGCATCATGGCCACTATCACTAG